GCAACTGTTGGTAAATCGGTAGATGGACGAGTTTCTTGATTAGCCATTGTTTTTATCCTCAAATTTTGCAAGTTGTTAGTCAACTCATGACTGATGACTATGGACTAATGATTTAGTAACCGATGAAGTGGAGTACATCACGCAGAACGCTATAGCCTGCTAAATCCCACAGCAAGTAAGCTAAAAAGCCGATCGCAGCCAAGCGACCATTCCACAATTCAGCTTGGGGGTTCCAACCGAAAATGAAAGCGTTACGATCTACGCCGTTATATGCTGTAGCAACTGGTGGTAAATCGGTAGCTGGACGAGTTTCTTGAGTAGCCATTGTTTTGTCTCCTAAATAAATTGTTTTTTTAGTAAATATTTAATTTTCTAATAACCAATCAGGCTTAAAACATCGCGCAAAACGCTATAACCTGCTAAATCCCACAATAAATAAGCTAAAAAACCAA
Above is a genomic segment from Nostoc sp. MS1 containing:
- a CDS encoding high light inducible protein, whose product is MATQETRPATDLPPVATAYNGVDRNAFIFGWNPQAELWNGRLAAIGFLAYLLWDLAGYSVLRDVLHFIGY